The segment ATAACCAGGGCGGTTTTGTTCGTCAGGCGTCCGGTTTCCGGCACTTTATCAGCAGCGACGGCTCCACGGAATTTGCTGCCGAACCCGACCGCTACCATCTCTATGTGGCACTGATCTGCCCGTGGGCGTCACGCGCCCTGATCGCCCGTAAACTCAAAGGGCTGGCGTCGCTGATTAGCGTCACCGTCGTCGAGCCACAGCTCGGCGCGCAGGGCTGGCGCTTCGGCAACTATCCTGGCGCACAGCCCGATCCGCTGAATAACGCGCAATACCTGCATGAGATCTACACCCGCGCTGCGCCCGATTACACAGGCCGCGCCACCGTGCCGGTGCTGTGGGACAAGAAAACCGGCACCATCGTCAGCAACGAATCGGCGGACATTGTGCGCATGTTTAACAGCGGCTTTGGCGATCTGGCCGACAACCGCATCGACCTCTATCCGGCGGCGCTGCGTGCGGAGATTGATGCGCTGAACGAGAGCCTCTATCCGCGTCTCAACAATGGTGTTTACCGTGCGGGCTTTGCCACCACGCCGGTGAGCTATCAGGCGGCGTTCAGTGACGTCTTCAGCCAGCTCGATGAACTGGAAGCCCTGCTGAGCGATGGTCGCACCTTCCTGCTGGGTGAGCGGCTGACGGAAACCGATATCCGGCTGTTCGTCACCCTGATCCGCTTTGACGCAGCCTATCATGGCCTGTTCAAATGCAATCTGCGGCGGATACGCGACTACACGCTGCTGAATCGCTATCTTAAGAGCGTGCTGTCGGTTTCTGGCATACGCGAAACGGTCAATATCGACCATATCAAACAGGGTTACTATTCAATCAAGGCGCTGAATCCGAACGGGATTGTTCCGGCAGGCCCCGATCTGAGTGAATACGGTTTTTAAAGGAGCAACGATGGCAAAGGCACTGGTGATTTTTCTGCATGGCGTGGGCAGCAACGGCGACGATCTGGCTCCGATTGGCCGTCACTGGGCGACGCTGTTGCCGGATGTGGTGTTTGCCTCACCCGATGCCCCGGAACCTTTTCCCGTTGGCCTGGGTTATCAATGGTTCAGCCTGACGGACGTGACGCCGGAGAACCGGCCGGGCCGGGTGCGGGCGGCACGGGCAGCGTTTGACGCGACGCTGAGCAGGGTTATGGCGCAGCACGGCTTTGCCGACCGCTGGCAGGATGTGGTGCTGGTGGGCTTCTCCCAGGGGTCGATTATGGCGCTGGATGCGCTGGCCTCCGGCCGTTATCCGCTGGCGGGCGTGGTCGCCTTTTCCGGCCGTCTGGCGGTTGACGGCGAACTGACGCCGCAGGCTCATCTGCCTGCGCTGCTGATCCACGGTCAGGCCGATGAGGTGATCCCGTGGCAGGAGAGCGAATCCGCCGCTGCCCGGCTCCGGGCCGCCGCGGTGCCGGTCGAGGCGCGTTTTGAACCCGCGACCGGCCACACCATCTCCGCCCAGGGCGCGATGCACGCCGCCGCGTTTATCGCGCAGTGCTTACAGGATTAACCCCAGCAGCGGGTTAACGCCTGCCAGGCCCTGCTGGCCGCGACGTCGGGCGGCAGGCGTTTCAGGGCATCATTAAAGACTTCAATGCCTACCGGCCCCTGATAGCCCGCGCTTTTCAGCTTATCCACGAAGCATTCAACGTCGATAATCCCCTCGCCGGGCAGCAGGCGCTGGTGCTTCGCCATCGCCATCAGGCTCTGCTTATCCTGCGCGGGAACGGCGGCCATATCGCAGAGCTGCACTTCATAGATGCGATCGGCGGGAATACCGTCGAGCTGCGATGCGTCACCACCCCGCGCGCAGATATGAAAGAGATCGACCACCAGCCCGATATTGGGCTGATCGAGCCGCTGCAGCCGCTGCCAGGCCAGCGGCAGCGTGTTATCTACGCTGCACCAGGCCATGGGTTCATACATGATGCGCATATTGTGACGCGCAGCTTCCGACGCCATCCAGCGCAGGTCATCATCAATCTGATCGGCGCAGCAATCTTCGCGGGTCGTGGCTGGCGCCTGAATGGTGTCGCAGCCCAGCGCCTGAGCCATCTGAATAAACTGACGCAGCTCTTCGCGCTTCTGCGCGCGCAGTTCACCGGGCGCACCACTGAAATCACGCAGCACCTGAAGATTGGTAAAACCTGGCCCCTGCCGGGCGGCGATCTCCGCCAGCGCCGCCGCGCCACCACTGGACGCCTCAACATCTTCGCGCCAGATCTCAACCTGATCGAAACCGGCGTTTCGCGCCGCCTGCAGCTTCTGACTGGGTTCACCGCTCAACAGCACCAGGTTAAGGAAGGTCGGTTGGGTTCGCATGGCTCTGCTCCTTCGTCCGGAATAATCGGCGAGTTCAGGGGACGCGCAACCTGCGCGTCACCTGAATCCTTCCCGATCTCTGGCGCGTCGCGGCTCGCTGACCTGCGGTCAGCTCAGCAGCGTCACCAGCGCAAAACCGGCAAACGCCATCAGCAGCGAGCCAATCACATGCACCAGCGCACTGGCCATCGCCCAGAGATACTTCCCTGATTGTAGCAAGCCCATTAATTCTGCCGTGAAAGAGGAGAAAGTCGTCAGCCCGCCGCACAGGCCGGTGACGATCAGCAGCTTCCAGACCGGGTCGATATCGGGATGGCGGACAAACCAGGCCATCGCCCCGCCGATCACCAGACCGCCGATCAGATTCACCAGCAGGGTGCCGGGCGGCAGATTAGGGAAGAGCGCATTAAAGCGCACCGAGAAGAACCAGCGCAGCACACAGCCAGCCGAGCCGCCGATCATCACAGCCAGTAAAGGTTTCAACATATTCTGCTCCTGATTGCAGATTCACGCCGGGCTGAGGGGAAAGGCAGAGGTAAACAGCGCCTGACACCTCAGCTCCCGCGAAAGGATTGAGTGTCAGGCGTCATCAGCCGGTGTTTAGCTCACCGGCGGTTGGGAAAGGTGGCACGCCATCACCTTGCGCCGCTGATAATACGACGCCCGTCTGCGGCTGGCAAGCGGGCGCTCTGGACGGCTGAATCACTTGACGCCTGCGCGTCTGACGGGGTAATGCTGATGCTTTACAGCCTGTTGCGGAGACCCCATGCGTACCCTGATTTTTGACACTGATATCGGCGTGGATGACGCCTTTGCGCTGGCTTACGCGGCGCGGACGCAGCATCTGCTGGGAATTACCACGGTATTCGGTAATGTGCCGGTGGGTCAGGCGGTGAAAAACGCCCGGCTGTTCTGCGGGAAAATGGCGATTGAGGCGGAGGTTTACCGCGGCTGTTCACGACCGCTGGCGCTGGCACCCTCTGCCCCCGCCGCACTGCACGGTCAGGACGGGCTGGGCGATGCCTTTGAAAATGAGTACAGCGATCGGGCACCGGGCGCGGTGCAGTTTATTATCGACAGCGTTCGGGCGCAGCCGCATCAGATCACACTGGTGGCGATAGGGCCGCTGACCAATATCGCCACGGCCATCAATCAGGCGCCGGATATCATTCCGCTGGTGAAGGAGCTGGTGATTATGGGCGGTGCCTTTGGCACCGATGGCCACAGCGGCAACGTGACCCCCTTCAGTGAATTTAATATCTGGAAAGATCCGCACGCCGCCGATCAGGTGCTGACGTCGGCGCTGAAGGTGGTGGTGATCCCGCTGGATGTCACGCATAAGGTGTTAATCAGCGGTGAAGAGGTGCAGCGCCTGAATCAGCCGGTGCTGAGTGCGATCTGTCGCCCTTATCTGGCTTACAGCCTGGCGAAAGAGGGCTTCAGCGGCATGGCGCTGCACGATACCCTGGCGGTGGCGTGGCTGACGCTGCCCCAGGCCTTCACCCTCACCGACAGTCCGCTGCGGGTCATCACGGAGGGGATCGCCTGCGGCCAGACGGTGCGTAAACTGAGCGCGCTGGCCTCGCGCCAGGATCCGTTTGCCGGTCTGCCCGCCCAGCGTGTCGCGCTCGGGGTGGATGCTGACGCGGTGCGGGCGCACTTCTTTGCTACCCTGACCGCGCCCTGAAGTCCGTTAGCGATCGAAATGAATCACGCCTTTAATCAGTTCGCGGTTATTAATCACCTGCGCTTCAAAGGTCTGATCCAGCGTGGAGAAGGCCAGATGGTGATTGAGCATCATGTCGGCGCGTAACTGGCCACTGGCCATCAGCGCACACACCTGGTCGAAATCCTCGCGGGTGGCGTTGCGGCTGCCCAT is part of the Pantoea sp. Ep11b genome and harbors:
- a CDS encoding glutathione S-transferase family protein; protein product: MLVEGKWSSDWHPVQATDNQGGFVRQASGFRHFISSDGSTEFAAEPDRYHLYVALICPWASRALIARKLKGLASLISVTVVEPQLGAQGWRFGNYPGAQPDPLNNAQYLHEIYTRAAPDYTGRATVPVLWDKKTGTIVSNESADIVRMFNSGFGDLADNRIDLYPAALRAEIDALNESLYPRLNNGVYRAGFATTPVSYQAAFSDVFSQLDELEALLSDGRTFLLGERLTETDIRLFVTLIRFDAAYHGLFKCNLRRIRDYTLLNRYLKSVLSVSGIRETVNIDHIKQGYYSIKALNPNGIVPAGPDLSEYGF
- a CDS encoding alpha/beta hydrolase — protein: MAKALVIFLHGVGSNGDDLAPIGRHWATLLPDVVFASPDAPEPFPVGLGYQWFSLTDVTPENRPGRVRAARAAFDATLSRVMAQHGFADRWQDVVLVGFSQGSIMALDALASGRYPLAGVVAFSGRLAVDGELTPQAHLPALLIHGQADEVIPWQESESAAARLRAAAVPVEARFEPATGHTISAQGAMHAAAFIAQCLQD
- a CDS encoding sugar phosphate isomerase/epimerase family protein, which translates into the protein MRTQPTFLNLVLLSGEPSQKLQAARNAGFDQVEIWREDVEASSGGAAALAEIAARQGPGFTNLQVLRDFSGAPGELRAQKREELRQFIQMAQALGCDTIQAPATTREDCCADQIDDDLRWMASEAARHNMRIMYEPMAWCSVDNTLPLAWQRLQRLDQPNIGLVVDLFHICARGGDASQLDGIPADRIYEVQLCDMAAVPAQDKQSLMAMAKHQRLLPGEGIIDVECFVDKLKSAGYQGPVGIEVFNDALKRLPPDVAASRAWQALTRCWG
- the crcB gene encoding fluoride efflux transporter CrcB; this translates as MLKPLLAVMIGGSAGCVLRWFFSVRFNALFPNLPPGTLLVNLIGGLVIGGAMAWFVRHPDIDPVWKLLIVTGLCGGLTTFSSFTAELMGLLQSGKYLWAMASALVHVIGSLLMAFAGFALVTLLS
- a CDS encoding nucleoside hydrolase, with amino-acid sequence MRTLIFDTDIGVDDAFALAYAARTQHLLGITTVFGNVPVGQAVKNARLFCGKMAIEAEVYRGCSRPLALAPSAPAALHGQDGLGDAFENEYSDRAPGAVQFIIDSVRAQPHQITLVAIGPLTNIATAINQAPDIIPLVKELVIMGGAFGTDGHSGNVTPFSEFNIWKDPHAADQVLTSALKVVVIPLDVTHKVLISGEEVQRLNQPVLSAICRPYLAYSLAKEGFSGMALHDTLAVAWLTLPQAFTLTDSPLRVITEGIACGQTVRKLSALASRQDPFAGLPAQRVALGVDADAVRAHFFATLTAP